Below is a genomic region from Methylobacterium sp. FF17.
CCACCTCGGACGGCGTCCGCCGCAAGGTGGACTATTCCGTGCGTGACGGTCTCGGCATCATCGGGGCCGACTGGGGCATCGAGTTCTGCGTCCACGGCCTCGATCGCAACCTCGCCTACGCCTACGCCACGGCCTGCCGCGAAGCCCGTCCGTGACGCTTCGCCCGCGGCCGACCCTGCGCCTCGCCCTGGCGGGCCTGACCCTGGCGCTGGCGGCGCCCGATCTGCGGGCCCAGGGTTTCGAACGCGGCGGCACGCCGGGGTCGTTCGACTTCTACGTCCTGGCCCTGTCCTGGTCGCCGACCTATTGCGACGGCCCCGGGGCCCGTCGCGAGGCGGACGGCCAGTGCCGGCCGGGGCGCGGCCTCGGCTTCGTCGTGCACGGGCTCTGGCCGCAATACACCCGCGGCTATCCCTCCAACTGCGCCTCCGTCGAGCGCTCGCCGACCCGGCAGGCCATCGCGGTGGCGAGCGAGGTCTATCCGAGCGAGGGGCTGGCCCGGCACGAGTGGCGTACCCACGGCACCTGCTCGGGCCTCGACCCGGTCTCGTACTTCCAGGCGGCCCGCGAGGCCCGCGCGGCGGTGACGATCCCCGAGGCGTTCAAGCTCCCGGAGCGCGGCACCCGGATGGCACCGATCGAGGTCGCCCGGCAGTTCGTGACGGCCAATCGCGGCCTGCGCCCCGACATGATGTCGGTGACCTGCCGGAGCGGGCAGCTGCAGGAGGTGCGGATCTGCTTCACCAAGGACCTGCGCGGCTTCACCCCCTGCCCCGAGGTCGCGCGCCAGAACTGCCGCGCCGGCGAGGTCGCGGTCGACGCCGCGCGCTGACGCCGTCTCCGACCGGCTCTTGGTTCGATGCGCGATTCCCGCCCCGAGCGGAGGCGCCGGGCATCTGTGAGACGGGTTCCGAAGTCATGAATTACCGCCACGCCTTCCACGCCGGCAACTTCGCCGACGTTCTCAAGCACCTCGTGCTGACCCGCGTCCTCGCCCATCTCTGCCTGAAACCCACCGGGTTCCGGGCCATCGACACCCATGCGGGCCTCGGCTTCTACGACCTCACCGCCGACGAGGCCGGGCGCACCGGCGAATGGCAGGAGGGCTGGGGCCGTCTGGCGACGCCGTTCCCCGAAGCCGTCGAGGCCCTGCTCGCCCCCTATCGCGCGGCCGTCGCGGCGACGCGGGAGCGCCACGGGGCGGACACCTATCCGGGCTCGCCCGCCCTCATCCGCGAGTTCCTGCGCCCCACCGACCAGGGCGTGTTCGTGGAACTGCACCCCGCCGATGCCGAGACCCTGCGGGCGCGCTTCAACCAGGATTCGCTGTCCAAGGTGATGCACCTCGACGGCTGGACGGCGCTCAATGCCCTGATCCCGCCCCCGGAACGGCGCGGCGTGGTCCTGATCGACCCGCCTTACGAGGAACTCGGCGAGATCGACCGCCTCGGCGCCGCGCTGGCGAAGGCGGTCGCGAAATGGCCCACCGGCATCTATCTCGGCTGGTACCCGATCAAGGACGTGGCCAAGGTCGACCACATGGTGGCCGAACTCGATCGCGCCCTCGCCCGCCCGGCCCTGCGCCTCGACCTGATGGTCTCCGCGCCCGACCCGACCCGCCTCAACGGCAACGGGCTCATCGTCATCAACCCGCCCTGGCGGCTCGCCGAGGAGGCGATGCTGTTCCTGCCCGCGCTCGCCGAGCGCCTGGCCCGGACCGATTACGGCGCCTTCCGCTGCGAGGCCTTCGGCGCGGCGGCCTGAGTGCTCAGGCGAGCAGGCGTCCCTCCAGGGGAAACACCTTGGCGGGGTTCATCAGCCAGCCGGGGTCGAACACGTTCCTCACCCGCATCTGCTGCTCGAGGTCGGCCTGGGCGTACTGGAAGCGCATGAGCTCGCGCTTCTCGATGCCGACGCCGTGCTCGCCGGTGAGGCAGCCGCCGACCTCGACACAGAGCTTCAGGATCTCGTCGCCGGCCGATTCCGCCTTCTCGATCTCGCCCGGCGTGTTGATGTCGAACAGGATCAGCGGGTGCAGGTTGCCGTCGCCCGCATGGAACACGTTGGCGACCCGCAGGCCGCGCTCGGCGCAGATGGCGCCGATGCGCTCCAGCACCTGTGGCAGCTGGCCCGTGGGGATGGTGCCGTCCATGCAGATGTAGTCCGAGATGCGGCCCGTGGCGCCGAAGGCGGATTTGCGGCCCTTCCAGATCGCGGCGCTCTCGGCCTCGGACTTCGACACCCGCAGGCTCGTCGGGTTGAAGTCGCGGGCGATGGCCTCGATCCGGGCGAGCATGGCCTCGCACTCGGCATCCGAGCCCTCGACCTCGATGATCAGCATGGCCTCGGCGTCGCGGGGATAGCCGGCCTGGGCGAAGTCCTCGGTGATGAGGATCGCCTCGCGGTCCATGTACTCGATCGCCACCGGGATGATGCCGGCGCCGATGATGGCCGCCGTGCAGGCGCCCGCATCCTCCACCGAGCCGAAGCCGACGAGGGCCGGGCGCGCGCCCTCAGCCGCCCGCAGGATGCGCACGGTGGCCTCGGTGACGATGCCGAGCTGCCCCTCGGAGCCGCAGACGAGGCCGAGCAGGTCGTAGCCGCCGGAATCGAGGTGCTCGCCGCCGATCTCCACCACGGTGCCGTCGTTCATCACCAGGGTGACGCCGAGGAGGTTGTTGGTGGTGACCCCGTATTTCAGGCAGTGCGCGCCGCCCGAATTCATCGCGATGTTGCCCGCGATGGTGCAGGCGAGCTGGCTCGACGGGTCGGGGGCGTAGAAGAAGCCCTCGTGGCTCACCGCGCCCGAGATGGCGAGGTTGGTGATGCCGGCCTCGACCCGGGCGGTGCGGTTCTCGTAATCGAGGGCGAGGATGCGGTTCATCTTGGCGACGCCGAGGATCACCGCGTCCTCCTGCGCGATGGCGCCGCCGGCGAGCGACGTGCCGGCGCCGCGCGGCACCACCCGCACCCCGTTGGCATGGCAGAAGGCCATGATGGCCGAGACTTCGGCGGTGGTGGAGGGCAGCACCACGGCCAGCGGCATCTTCCGGTAGGCGGTGAGCCCGTCGGTCTCGAAGGCGCGGCGCTCGTCCTCGGTGGTCACCAGGGCCTCGGGCGCCACGAGAGGGGCGAGCCCGGCGATGATGGCCTCGCGGCGGGCGACGATGCCGGCATCCGGCACGGGAAAGGCGATGGACATGGGCGCTCCTCGCGGTGGTCTCGCCTTCATCCGGCACTCAGGCATGTCGGGGTAGACCTGACGTCCGGGACAGGGGCGATGTTGGGGAGAATCGTAAGCCAAACGCGCGCCGGCTGCACCCGTCGGACGGTCGAACGGAGGTTCGAAAGCGAAACCATCGCCCTGAAGCTTCGTTTCGTCGCAGTGCGCGACGGCGTGCTGAGGCGTTCTCAGCTTCGATCTGTTCTAAAACGTCAAGCTCTGCCATAAGCCAAGGCGGCTTCTGCCGCCCAACGGAGGAAAACAACAATGCGTCATCTGATCCTCGGCGCCGCGCTCGCGCTCCTGCTGCCCCTCTCCGCCCAGGCCCAGGATGCCGGCGATGCCGCAGCCGGCGAGAAGGCCTTCGCGCCCTGCAAGGCCTGCCACGCCTTCGGCAAGAACGGCGTCGGGCCGGACCTGAAGGGCGTCGTGGGCCGCAAGGCCGGCGTCCATGAGGGCTACAACTATTCCGCCGCCCTGAAGGGCTCGGGCCTGACCTGGGACGAGGCCAACCTCAAGGAGTGGCTGAAGGATCCCAAGGCCAAGGTGCCGGGCAACAAGATGGTCTATCCGGGCCTCAAGGACGACAAGAAGCTCGCCGACGTGATCGCCTACCTCGGCACGCAGAAGTAAGACCCGGCCTTCCGGGACCGTTCGACGGCGCGCCCGTCAGGAAGAGCCGTTCCCGCCCCCGCGGGGACGGCTCTTTTGCGTGAGGGGCTCCCGGTCGAGACCCGGCTCTTCGCGATCCGGTGCGACCTCAGACATCCGCCCCGGCGCGGGATTCCGCGTGGGACGTCTCCGGGTCGCCCGCATGCGCGAGGTTCTCGTGGAGCGAGGCGCGGAGCTGGACGAGGGTGTCGAGGAGGGCGCGGCGCGCCTCCATGTCGAGCCCCGTGAGGCCGCCGGCGCGACCCGGCACGCATTCCATCCGCTCGCGCAGGCTCCGGCCCTTGACGGTGAGGAGGATGCTGACCTGGCGCTCGTCGACGCGGTCGCGGGTGCGGCGCACGTGTCCGGCCGCCTCCAGGCGCTTGAGGAGCGGCGTCAGGGTGCCGGAATCGAGGAACAGCCGCTGGCCGATCTCCTTGACGGTCAGCCCCTCCTCTTCCCACAGCACCAGCAGCACCAGATATTGCGGATAGGTCAGGTCGTGTCCGGCGAGCAGCGCCCGGTAGGCGCGCCCGAAGGCGTGGGCCGAGGCGTAGACGGCAAAGCAGAGCTGGCTGTCGAGGCTCAGGGGATTCGAGCCCGGGGGCGGCTCGTTCGGCGGGCGAGTCTGCCGTCCCGACATGGCGCGGTGTCCTTCATGGGGTGGACCGGACGAAACCGGTCCTGTGTCGCGACCTTATGCAAAACTCATATTGCGCACAATCGAGTTCCGTGCGACAAGAAATCTAGATTGTGCGCAATCGATACGCCCCGGCATCCGTGGGGCTGGCGCAGGATCGCCCCGTTCGACGAACAGGAGAGACCGACCATGAAGGCACTCTACACCGCCCACGCCCATGCCACCGGCGGCCGCGAGGGCTCCGCCGCCACCGACGATGCCAAGGTCGACGTCAAGCTCTCGACCCCGAAGGAGCTCGGCGGCGGCGGTGGCGCCGGCACCAACCCCGAGCAGCTCTTCGCAGCCGGCTACGCCGCCTGCTTCCTCGGCGCGATCAAGTTCGTGGCCGGCAAGGACAAGATCACGGTCGCCGAGGATTCCAAGATCGAGTCGAGCGTCGGCATCGGCCCGCGCGACGACGGCACCGGCTTCGGCCTCGTCGTCGCCCTCAAGGCCACCCTGCCGGGCCTCGAGCGCAGCGTCGCCGAGGACCTCGTGAAGCGCGCGGACGTGGTGTGCCCCTACTCGCATGCCACGCGCGGCAACATCCAGGTCGACATCTCCGTCGCCTGACGGTCTTCGCCGTGGCGGCTCGTCCCCGCCACGGCCCGGGGCGCTCAGAAGTGGCGCCCCAGCACCTCCCGCACCCGCTCCACCATCTCGGCCACCGGGACCGAGAACTGCGCGGGCCGCGCGGCCTTCCACTCGGCGTTGCTGGTGATGGCGGCCGCCGCCTTGGCGCCCTCGATCAGGTCCTTGATCTGGACCTCGCCGGCCTCGCGCTCGTTCGAGCCCTGGATGATGGCGCACGGGCTGCCGCGCCGGTCGGCATACTTCATCTGCGCCTTCATGCCCGAGCCGCCGAGGTAGAGTTCGGCTCGGATGCCGGCCTCCCGCAGGGCCGAGACGAGGCGCTGGTAATCGGCGATGTTTTCGCGGTCCAGCACGAGGACCACGACGGGGCCGGGCTTGGTGATGCCGTCGAGCAGCGGGCTCTTCACGAGCTGCAGCGCCGAGAACAGCCGCGAGACGCCGATGGAGAAACCGGTCGCCGGCACCGGCTCGCTGCGGAAACGCCCGACGAGGCCGTCGTAGCGCCCGCCGCCCGAGACCGAGCCGAAGCGTACGGTCTGCCCGTCCTCGTTGGTGACCGGGAAGGTCAGCTCCGCCTCGTAGACCGGGCCGGTGTAGTATTCGAGCCCGCGCACCACCGAGGGGTCGATGCGGATGCGCCCGTCATAGCCCGCCGCCGCGAACAGGGCGGCCATCTCGGTGAGCTCGCGCACGCCCTCCAGGCCGATGGTGCTGCCCGCGAGCGACGTTTCGAAATTCGCCAGCGTGGCGGCATTGTCGGTGGTGGCCGCCTCGGCGCCGGTCCAGCCGGTGAAGGCCAGGACACGCCCGATCGCGTCCTCGGCGAGGCCCGCCCCCTTCGTGAAGTCGCCGCTCTCGTCCTTGCGGCCGGTTCCCAGCAACTCGCGCACGCCCGAATCGCCGAGCCGGTCGAGCTTGTCGATGGCGCGCAGCACGGTCAGGCGCTGGCCGGCCTTGTCGGGACCACTGAGCCCGATCGACTCCATCAGCCCGTCGAGCACCTTCCGGTTGTTGACCTTGACCACGTACTGGCCGGTGAGCCCGAGCTTCTCGAGCGTGTCGGCCATCAGCATGCAGATCTCGGCATCGGCCGCCACCGAGCCGGCCCCGACGATGTCGGCGTCGAACTGCATGAACTGGCGGAAGCGCCCCGGCCCCGGCTTCTCGTTGCGGAAGACGTAGCCCGCCCGAAAACTCCGGTAGGGCTTGGGGAGCGCGTCGAAGTGCTCGGCCACGTGCCGGGCCAGCGGCGCGGTGAGGTCGTAGCGCAGCGAGAGCCAGGCCTCGTCGTCGTCCTGGAACGAGAACACGCCCTCGTTCGGCCGGTCGAGGTCGGGCAGGAACTTGCCCAGCGCCTCGGTGTACTCGACGAAGGGGGTCTCCAACGCCTCGAATCCGTAGAGCTCGAAGCTCTGCCGGATCGTCTCCAGCATGCGGTGCTGAGCCGCGATCTCGTCCGCGCGCCGGTCGACGAAACCGCGCGGCAGGCGCGGCTTCAGGGTGTCGGCCTTGCCGGAATCGGCCTTCTTGGAATCGGCCTTGGCCATGGGATGCGTGTCCGTCGGAACTGTTCGGGGTTCCGGGGGCTCTATCGCGGGCAACGGGGGGCGGCAAGCGCCGGAGCCGGCGTCCGGGACGGCGCGGCTCAGAGCTTCAGCACCAGCAGCGCCGCGAGGCCGAGGAGCGCCAGCGGGATCTGCACCGGGCGCAGGCGCGCGAAGTACAGGGGCGCCTCGCCGCGCCGGGCCGCGATCGGATCGAGGATCGCGATCGCCGCGAAGCCGAGGAGGAGCAGGCTCAGCGCGGCCACGGTCCGGTCGGTCACGGCGAGCACCAGGGCCGCGAAGCCGAGGCTGAACAGGCCGATCATGGTGGCGACCTGGCTCAGCCTCGCCCCGCCCTCGGTGCGGAAGCTCAGGCCCCGGCGGACCCCGGACAGGAACAGCAGGATGGCGCAGCCCCACAGGAGGGTCAGGGTCAGGGCCGCGTCCCCCCACGCTTCACCCCGCCAGCCCCACGCGGCGGCGGCGCCGGCGAGGAAGGGCAGCATCGGCCCGTAGCCGAACACGATGCTGAGCCAGGGCACGCGGCGCGGCTCGGTGACGTGAAGCGTGCGGCCGTCGGGGTGGTCATCCATGGGGGCGGTCATTCATGGGGGCGGTCATTCGTGCGCGTGCGGTCCTCGGTCGGTCCCCGCCAACCCCGGCGCCGCGGCCCTGTTCCGGAGGTCCGCGCGCTCCGGCCGCGTTCGGGCTCAGGACGTGGAGGCCGGACCCGGCGCGCCATCGGGTTCGTCCCCAGGGTCCCGGGGCTGCCGGCCCCTTCCCTCGGCGGTGGTGTCGAGCCAGAGGACCAGTGCGAGGGCGAGGAGCGCGGGAGCGCCGAGCGCGAGGAAGGCGCCGCTCCAGCCGAGCCAGGATTGGGCGAGGCCGCCATACCAGGCCGAGAGCGCGCCGCCGATGCCCTGGATGGCGTTGAGCGAGCCCAGAGCCGTCTGGGTGCGGCCGGAGCCCCAGGTCAGGTCGGCGACCACCACCGGCACGGCGACGCCAATGATGCCGGAGGCGACCCCGTCGAGGATTTCGGCCGAGATCAGCCAGAGGGGATCGTCGATGAAGGCCGAGAGCAGGGCGCGGACGGGCAGCACCGCGCAGGCGGCGATGAGGAGCTGGCGCCGGCCGCGCCGGTCGGCGAGCGACCCGGCGAACAGGGCCACGGGGATCATCACGAGCTGCGCCACCATGACGTAGCGGGCGGTCCAGCTCGTGGCGTCGGCGGCGGTGGCCACCAGCTTCTGGCCGAGCAGCGAGAGCATGCCGCCGTTGCCGAGGTTGAACAGGGCCAGCGCCACGGCGAGCACGAGGAGCTTGCGGTTGGCGACGATGCTGCGCAGGCCGGCACGCGCGGGCTTGTCGTCCGAATCCTCCTGCCAGCCGAGCGCCCGGCGCTCGCTGTAGCAGTGCCCCGGCGTCGTGAGCGCGGCGAGGATGGCCAGCACCGCCATGCCGCCGAGCACCCAGAAGGCGATGGCCGGGCCGAACGCGCCGGTGCCGAGGCTGATGCCGCCGGCGGCCAGCAGGATGCCGAAATGGTTGAAGGCCTGGTTGCGGCCCTGCTGCTTCGGGAAGCGGTCCTTGCCGACGATGCCGAGGGTGAGCGCCGTCACGGCCGGCAGGAGCAGCGTGCCCCCCGCCGCCGCCAGCATCTGCGCGGCGAAGACGGGCACGACCCCCCGGGCGGGGAGCAGCAGCAGCGTGCCGCACAGGATCGCCCCGCAGGCCAGGGCGATGAGGAGCCGGGGCCGGCCGAGCCGGTCCACCAGGGCACCGAAGGGCCCGCTGAGCAGGAGGGAGCCGACGCCCACCAGGGTGGTGACGAAGCCGATGCGGGCCGGGCTCCAGGCGGCGGCCTCGGCGAGCCAGGTGCCGAGGAAGGGGCCGAGCCCACCCTGGATGTCGCCCGTGAAGACGTTGATCAGGGCGAGGTGATGGGTGGCGAGCATGCAAACCTGGGGCTGGAGCGGTCCGCCAGCCAAGAACGCGCTCTCGCCGAACAAGAACGGGTTCTCGCCGAGCCGGACCGGGAGCCTCTAACGGCCAAGCCTCGGTTTTCGATCCCGGGACGGAACGGGCTCGCCCCATGCCGCCCGCCCCGCCGGGAGGGACGCGCCGCACGGGGACGGCGCGTCACGCGCGGGGCGCGGGCGGAGGTTGCCTCAGGAGGCGAGCGGGCCGGTCGCGCCCTGGGCCTCGGCTTCCATCGCCTTCTGGCGGTAGAGGCCGACGAAGTCGATCGGGTCGATGTAGAGGGGCGGGAAGCCGCCGTTGCGCACGGCTTCGGCGACGATCTGGCGCGCGAAGGGGAAGAGCAGGCGCGGGCACTCGATCATCACCGCCGGGTGAAGCTGGTCCTGCGGGATGTTGCGCATGCGGAAGATGCCCGCATAGGTCAGTTCGAAGGCGAACAGCACCTCGCCGTTGATCTTGGCGTCGCCTTCCAGGGTCAGCTCGACCTCGAAATCGACGTCGGCGATCTGCCGGGCGTTCACGTTGACCTGGATGGCGATCTGCGGGCCGGTCTCCTGCGGCTGCAGCGAGCGCGGCGCGTTCGGATTCTCGAAGGAGAGGTCCTTGGTGTACTGCGCGAGCGCGTTGATCGTCGGGGTTCCGTCGTCGGGCTGCGCCGTGGCGCCACCGTTGCCGTTCGGTGCCGGAGTGTCGGCCATGGCGTTCTGTCCTCTCGCTGGGTCTTCGGGCGCCGGAGGAGCGATGCCGTGCCTGAACGGTGGCTCGGCTCCGACAGCGCGTCCGGGCCGGTCGCGCGAGCCGCGACGATGCGACCGCCCGGCCGACGCGCAAGCGCGCTATCATGCCCGTCCGGGCGGAACAAGCAGAGGTGTGCGGCGGCCCGGGACGTCCCCGACCGGTGGGCGCCTGCCTGGAACCCGCGCGCGAAATGCCCCATATCCTTTTCGCGACCCGAAGAATTCCCGATCTGAGGACTTCTCCACGCGAGGACATCAAGCCATCCCGCCCTTGCCCTCACGACGAACCGGCTCGATCCTTCAGCGGCTCTCCGTTAAAGCGCGGGAAGATCGAGCGTCTCGGCCGGATGGTCCGGTCGGGTCTCCCGGGCAGGCGGTTCGGCCGGGTTTCGGGACCCCTTGGAACACCATATTCGTGCGACGGCCACGATCGGATCAGTGATGCAGGACTCCTTCGACTTGACGACCCTGATCTTCCTCGCGCTGGCGGTCTTCGTCATCTGGCGGCTTCGCTCGGTCCTGGGCCAGAAGACCGGCGCGGAGCGCTCGCCCTTCAAGCCGGCGGACCGCAGCCGCACGGACTCGCCCACCGCGCGCGGGGACGGCGACAACGTGGTGCGCCTGCCCGGCAGCGACCGGGCCCAGGCCCCGGCCGAGCGCGGCCAGACGGCGGTCAAGACCGAGGTGCGGGACTGGCGCGGCATCGCCGAACCCGGCTCGGCCATCGCCCAGGGCCTCGAATCCGTGGTGCAGGTGGAGTCGAACTTCGATCCCCGCGCCTTCGTGGAGGGTGCCAAGAGCGCCTACGAGGCGATCGTGATCGCCTTCGCCAAGGGGGACCGCAAGACCCTGCGCAGCCTGCTCTCCCGCGAGGTCTGCGAGGGCTTCGAGCGGGAGATCGACGCCCGCGAGGCCCGGCGCGAGACCGTGGAGACCACCTTCGTCTCCCTGGACAAGGCCGAGATCGTCGCCGTGGACGTGAAGAACCGCGTCGCGCAGATCACCGTGCGCTTCCTGTCGCACCTCATCACCGCCACCCGCAACGCGCAGGGCGAGGTCACGGATGGCAGCGCCGAGGCCGTCGTGGAGGTGCCCGATGTCTGGACCTTCGCGCGGACGCTGGGCACCCGCGACCCGAACTGGCAGCTCGTGGCCACCGAGGCCGGCGCCTGAGCCCGAGACACGCTCTCGCGAGACACGTCCCCGCGTGACATTCCCCCTGCGCGCGGCCGTCACGGCCGCCCTCGTTGCCATAAGCCTCCCGATCCCCGGCTCGGCCGCCCCCGCGGCCGGGCCGTTTCGCGTCGGCGACGCCGTGCTGGAGCCGGTGGACCCCGCGACCCTGCCGGGCTTTCCCGGCGCGGACCCGGCCGCGTCCCTCGCGGCCTTCCGCCGGACCTGCCTCGCCGCGACGCCCGCGGCCCAGCCCGCCACGGTCACGGGATCGGCCACCGATCTCGCCGCCGCCTGCGCCCGGGCCGCCGCCACCCCCGAGGCTGAGGCGGCGCGCTTCTTCACGGACGCCTTCGGCGCCTACCGCATCGTCCGCCCCGCCCTCGACGGGGCCCCGGAACGCCGCACCGGCTTCCTCACGGGGTATTTCGAGCCGGAACTCACCGGCTCGCCCGGTCCGGCCCCCGGCTTCAGCGCCGCCGTGCTCGCCCGGCCCGACGATCTCGTCAGCCTGGAACCCGGCGAGACGCGACCCGGCCTCGACCCCACCTTGCGCGCCGCGCGCCGGGTCGGCGACGCCTTCGAGGCCTATCCCGACCGGGCGGCCATCGAGGACGGGGCCCTCGGCGCGCGGGCCCGTCCCCTCCTCTACCTGCGCGACGCCGTCGACCTGTTCGTGCTCCAGGTGCAGGGATCCGGCCGGGTCCGCCTCCCCGACGGGCGCTCGGTGCGCGTGCTCTATGACGGGCGCAACGGCCGCCCCTACACCTCCATCGGCAAGCTCATCGTCTCGGAAGGCCACCTCCCCCTCGAGGGGCTCACCCTGGCGCGCTGGACCGGCTGGCTGCGGGCGAACCCCGAGCCGGCACGCCGCCTGATGCGGGCCAACGCCTCGTACATCTTCTTCCGGCTGGCCGAGATCACCGATCCCGCCCTCGGGCCGCCGGGTGCCGCCGGCGTGCCCCTCGCGCCGGGCCGGAACCTCGCGGTCGACGCCACCCTGTGGCGCTACGGGCTGCCCTTCTGGCTCGACGGACGGATCGCGGGCGATCCCGCCCCGGGCCGCCTCGTGGTGGCGGCCGATACCGGATCCGCCATCGTCGGACCGGCGCGCGGCGACCTCTACGTCGGCACCGGCGCGGAGGCCGGCATCCGGGCCGGGAACCTGCGCGATGCGGTGGGCTTCATCGTCCTGCTGCCGAAACCCGTGGCCGCGCCCGAGGCCCCGTCCACGCCATGAAGACACCGCGACGCCCACGCGGCCTCTCCGGGGAGGATGCCTATCTCTGGGGAGAGATCGCCCGCCTGATCGTGCCCCTGCGCGGGCGCGCCGCCGCCCGCACCCAGGTGCCGGCCCCCGCCGCCGGAACCGCGGCGGCGCCGAAGGCCGGTCCGGGTCCCGCCCCGAAGGTGCCCCCGCCCCCCGGCCCGCCCAAACCAATGCCGAAGACGCTCGCCAAGCGCGCCGCACTGAAACCGGGCCCCGCCCCGGTGGCGCCGGTGCCGGCCCCCCCTCCCCCGGCGGCGCCGGGCCTGGAGCGACGCGTCCGTCTCGCCCTGCGCCGGGGCGCGCTGCGGGTCGATGCCCGCATCGACCTCCACGGGATGTACCAGGCCGAGGCGCACGGCGCGCTGATGGGCTTCCTGATGCGGGCCCGCGCCGCCGGGCACACCCATGTCCTCGTCGTCACCGGGAAGGGCGGACCGACCTACGACGAGGCCTTCTCCGAGCGCGGCGTGCTCCGGCGCAGCGTCCCGCACTGGCTGCGGGCGCCGGAACTGCGCAACGTCGTGCTCGGCTTCGAGGAGGCGGCCCGCCACCATGGCGGGGCGGGCGCGCTCTATGTGCGTCTACGCCGCCGGTGATCCAGCTTGACGCGGGAGGGCGCTTGCGAAAGCCGGCGAAACGCGCTAGCGGTGAGGTCTCTCCTCGTTACGCCGTTCTGCATCCGTGAGCCCAGAGGCTCCGCAAAGACGATGCGCGGAGCCGTTTTCCCCGAAGACGGTTCGACTGACAGGCGCCGCAAAGGCGCCCGGCGATCATATCCCCCGACGACCGATTTCTTGAATTCTACTTTCCACGACCGCGAAAACTCAGACGCTCTGCCCCGCCTCGCCCTCCCCGCCGGTTCTGAATCTCCCATGACGTCACAGTACGATGCCCTTCCCGTGGACGAGTCGGCCGAGGGCGGAATCGTCGCCGCCGACCTTGATGCCGTGCGCGAGGTCAAGCTCCAGGACCTCAAGTCCAAGACGCCGACCGACCTGATCGCCTTCGCCGAGGAGGTCGAGGTCGAGAACGCCTCGACCATGCGCAAGCAGGAACTGATGTTCGCCATCCTGAAGCAGCTCGCTGCCAAGGAAGTCGAGATCATCGGCGCCGGCACCGTCGAGGTC
It encodes:
- a CDS encoding ribonuclease T2 family protein, whose translation is MTLRPRPTLRLALAGLTLALAAPDLRAQGFERGGTPGSFDFYVLALSWSPTYCDGPGARREADGQCRPGRGLGFVVHGLWPQYTRGYPSNCASVERSPTRQAIAVASEVYPSEGLARHEWRTHGTCSGLDPVSYFQAAREARAAVTIPEAFKLPERGTRMAPIEVARQFVTANRGLRPDMMSVTCRSGQLQEVRICFTKDLRGFTPCPEVARQNCRAGEVAVDAAR
- a CDS encoding c-type cytochrome, which codes for MRHLILGAALALLLPLSAQAQDAGDAAAGEKAFAPCKACHAFGKNGVGPDLKGVVGRKAGVHEGYNYSAALKGSGLTWDEANLKEWLKDPKAKVPGNKMVYPGLKDDKKLADVIAYLGTQK
- a CDS encoding FAD-linked oxidase C-terminal domain-containing protein, whose amino-acid sequence is MSIAFPVPDAGIVARREAIIAGLAPLVAPEALVTTEDERRAFETDGLTAYRKMPLAVVLPSTTAEVSAIMAFCHANGVRVVPRGAGTSLAGGAIAQEDAVILGVAKMNRILALDYENRTARVEAGITNLAISGAVSHEGFFYAPDPSSQLACTIAGNIAMNSGGAHCLKYGVTTNNLLGVTLVMNDGTVVEIGGEHLDSGGYDLLGLVCGSEGQLGIVTEATVRILRAAEGARPALVGFGSVEDAGACTAAIIGAGIIPVAIEYMDREAILITEDFAQAGYPRDAEAMLIIEVEGSDAECEAMLARIEAIARDFNPTSLRVSKSEAESAAIWKGRKSAFGATGRISDYICMDGTIPTGQLPQVLERIGAICAERGLRVANVFHAGDGNLHPLILFDINTPGEIEKAESAGDEILKLCVEVGGCLTGEHGVGIEKRELMRFQYAQADLEQQMRVRNVFDPGWLMNPAKVFPLEGRLLA
- a CDS encoding MarR family winged helix-turn-helix transcriptional regulator → MSGRQTRPPNEPPPGSNPLSLDSQLCFAVYASAHAFGRAYRALLAGHDLTYPQYLVLLVLWEEEGLTVKEIGQRLFLDSGTLTPLLKRLEAAGHVRRTRDRVDERQVSILLTVKGRSLRERMECVPGRAGGLTGLDMEARRALLDTLVQLRASLHENLAHAGDPETSHAESRAGADV
- a CDS encoding DUF3429 domain-containing protein, which codes for MDDHPDGRTLHVTEPRRVPWLSIVFGYGPMLPFLAGAAAAWGWRGEAWGDAALTLTLLWGCAILLFLSGVRRGLSFRTEGGARLSQVATMIGLFSLGFAALVLAVTDRTVAALSLLLLGFAAIAILDPIAARRGEAPLYFARLRPVQIPLALLGLAALLVLKL
- a CDS encoding organic hydroperoxide resistance protein, giving the protein MKALYTAHAHATGGREGSAATDDAKVDVKLSTPKELGGGGGAGTNPEQLFAAGYAACFLGAIKFVAGKDKITVAEDSKIESSVGIGPRDDGTGFGLVVALKATLPGLERSVAEDLVKRADVVCPYSHATRGNIQVDISVA
- a CDS encoding MFS transporter, whose product is MLATHHLALINVFTGDIQGGLGPFLGTWLAEAAAWSPARIGFVTTLVGVGSLLLSGPFGALVDRLGRPRLLIALACGAILCGTLLLLPARGVVPVFAAQMLAAAGGTLLLPAVTALTLGIVGKDRFPKQQGRNQAFNHFGILLAAGGISLGTGAFGPAIAFWVLGGMAVLAILAALTTPGHCYSERRALGWQEDSDDKPARAGLRSIVANRKLLVLAVALALFNLGNGGMLSLLGQKLVATAADATSWTARYVMVAQLVMIPVALFAGSLADRRGRRQLLIAACAVLPVRALLSAFIDDPLWLISAEILDGVASGIIGVAVPVVVADLTWGSGRTQTALGSLNAIQGIGGALSAWYGGLAQSWLGWSGAFLALGAPALLALALVLWLDTTAEGRGRQPRDPGDEPDGAPGPASTS
- a CDS encoding 23S rRNA (adenine(2030)-N(6))-methyltransferase RlmJ, producing MNYRHAFHAGNFADVLKHLVLTRVLAHLCLKPTGFRAIDTHAGLGFYDLTADEAGRTGEWQEGWGRLATPFPEAVEALLAPYRAAVAATRERHGADTYPGSPALIREFLRPTDQGVFVELHPADAETLRARFNQDSLSKVMHLDGWTALNALIPPPERRGVVLIDPPYEELGEIDRLGAALAKAVAKWPTGIYLGWYPIKDVAKVDHMVAELDRALARPALRLDLMVSAPDPTRLNGNGLIVINPPWRLAEEAMLFLPALAERLARTDYGAFRCEAFGAAA
- the hisS gene encoding histidine--tRNA ligase gives rise to the protein MAKADSKKADSGKADTLKPRLPRGFVDRRADEIAAQHRMLETIRQSFELYGFEALETPFVEYTEALGKFLPDLDRPNEGVFSFQDDDEAWLSLRYDLTAPLARHVAEHFDALPKPYRSFRAGYVFRNEKPGPGRFRQFMQFDADIVGAGSVAADAEICMLMADTLEKLGLTGQYVVKVNNRKVLDGLMESIGLSGPDKAGQRLTVLRAIDKLDRLGDSGVRELLGTGRKDESGDFTKGAGLAEDAIGRVLAFTGWTGAEAATTDNAATLANFETSLAGSTIGLEGVRELTEMAALFAAAGYDGRIRIDPSVVRGLEYYTGPVYEAELTFPVTNEDGQTVRFGSVSGGGRYDGLVGRFRSEPVPATGFSIGVSRLFSALQLVKSPLLDGITKPGPVVVLVLDRENIADYQRLVSALREAGIRAELYLGGSGMKAQMKYADRRGSPCAIIQGSNEREAGEVQIKDLIEGAKAAAAITSNAEWKAARPAQFSVPVAEMVERVREVLGRHF